The following proteins are co-located in the Methanomassiliicoccales archaeon genome:
- a CDS encoding uroporphyrinogen-III synthase encodes MTLVAIMRPQDRLEESMRLAEQFGFQAICASPIEIELRDSEAFDFFLDELRKERVDLVMFSSATAVQSALDLAQRRSAREDFLRHLRRTEIVAIGPATCRKLEKEGLHAEGIPEEFTSEGLVQYAKKLSRPGARCYVLRSDQGSGALLPGLRQAGLQADEVVVYSLMRREGAEDLQRLIDHGERGEVDVFLFTSSLSARILLDTWSSRSGMDAVMRSLSAKIVGAIGPPTKETLESYGIRVDVMPARATFIDLLQAVKDWLEKKPRGC; translated from the coding sequence ATGACATTGGTGGCCATAATGCGCCCCCAGGACAGGCTTGAGGAGTCCATGCGCTTAGCTGAGCAGTTCGGCTTCCAAGCCATATGCGCATCGCCCATCGAGATAGAGCTCAGGGACAGCGAGGCATTCGACTTCTTCTTGGATGAGCTGCGGAAGGAGAGGGTGGATCTGGTCATGTTCAGTTCGGCCACAGCGGTGCAGTCAGCCCTGGATCTGGCTCAGCGCCGATCTGCCAGGGAGGATTTCCTCCGGCACCTCCGAAGAACCGAGATAGTGGCCATCGGACCCGCGACATGCAGGAAGCTGGAGAAGGAAGGGTTGCACGCAGAGGGCATTCCCGAGGAGTTCACTTCCGAAGGCCTGGTGCAATACGCCAAAAAGTTGTCACGACCTGGAGCCAGATGCTACGTACTGCGCTCCGATCAGGGCTCGGGCGCCTTGCTTCCAGGGCTCAGGCAAGCCGGACTGCAGGCTGACGAAGTGGTGGTCTATTCCCTGATGAGACGCGAGGGAGCGGAGGATCTGCAGCGGCTGATCGATCATGGCGAGAGGGGAGAGGTGGATGTCTTCCTGTTCACCTCATCCCTTTCAGCCCGCATCCTATTGGATACTTGGTCCTCGAGATCTGGCATGGATGCAGTGATGCGCTCCTTATCCGCTAAGATAGTAGGAGCCATAGGCCCTCCCACCAAAGAGACGTTGGAGTCCTACGGGATAAGGGTGGACGTGATGCCTGCGCGCGCCACCTTCATCGATCTGCTGCAAGCGGTCAAGGATTGGCTGGAAAAAAAGCCGAGGGGATGCTGA
- the hemL gene encoding glutamate-1-semialdehyde 2,1-aminomutase encodes MNTEHSRQCFEKAKLLLPGGVSSPVRAFAPYPIFISRGKGSRLYDVDGNEYIDYCLGFGPLILGHAPEEVVKALQIQAELGTLYGAPIEMEARMAEMISHYYPNVEMLRFVSSGTEATMHALRLARGYTQRKKIVKIEGGFHGAHDAVLVRAGSGATTHSAPDSLGVLEEVASQTLLAPYNDLEAVRQLLVTNREEVAAVILEPVLGNIGPVLPEKGYLQGLRELCTEHGALLIFDEVITGFRLALGGAQELFGVRADITTLGKILGGGMPIGAFGASKEIMSFISPLGKVYQAGTFSGNPMSLTAGYHTIKALAREGHEHLNARGEEMRAGLARVCRELGLEFQVQGIGSMFQLFLTRHEVRDYRSALTCDGERFMRLFRFLLDHGIYLPPSQWETCFLCTAHSSADVRRTVEAYASSLQEVR; translated from the coding sequence GTGAATACCGAGCATTCCCGCCAATGCTTCGAGAAGGCCAAGCTTCTGCTTCCCGGTGGGGTGTCGAGCCCGGTGCGGGCCTTCGCTCCCTATCCCATCTTCATCTCGAGGGGAAAAGGCTCTCGTTTGTACGACGTGGATGGGAATGAGTACATAGACTACTGCCTGGGCTTCGGTCCTCTTATACTGGGGCATGCGCCTGAAGAGGTAGTAAAGGCATTGCAGATCCAGGCAGAGCTAGGCACCCTATATGGCGCGCCGATAGAAATGGAGGCGCGCATGGCCGAGATGATCTCACATTACTATCCCAACGTGGAGATGCTGCGCTTCGTCTCCTCTGGTACCGAGGCCACCATGCATGCCTTGCGCTTAGCCAGGGGATACACTCAGCGCAAAAAGATCGTCAAGATCGAAGGCGGCTTCCACGGAGCGCATGACGCTGTCCTGGTCCGGGCGGGCTCGGGCGCCACCACTCATAGCGCCCCCGACTCACTGGGAGTGTTGGAAGAAGTGGCATCCCAAACCTTGCTCGCTCCCTATAATGACCTGGAAGCGGTGCGGCAGCTTCTGGTAACGAACCGCGAGGAGGTCGCGGCTGTTATTCTTGAGCCAGTGCTGGGAAACATCGGGCCGGTGCTGCCTGAGAAAGGTTATCTGCAGGGGCTAAGGGAGCTCTGCACCGAGCATGGTGCGCTGCTGATCTTCGACGAGGTGATAACGGGATTCCGTTTGGCCCTGGGCGGGGCGCAAGAGCTTTTCGGGGTGAGGGCGGACATAACCACTCTGGGCAAGATATTGGGAGGGGGCATGCCCATAGGGGCCTTCGGTGCCTCCAAAGAGATCATGTCCTTCATCTCCCCCTTGGGCAAGGTGTATCAAGCAGGGACCTTCAGCGGCAATCCCATGAGCTTGACCGCCGGCTATCATACCATCAAGGCCTTGGCTCGAGAGGGGCATGAACATCTGAATGCGAGAGGAGAGGAGATGCGCGCAGGCCTGGCCCGCGTCTGCCGGGAACTCGGCCTGGAATTCCAAGTGCAGGGCATCGGCTCCATGTTCCAATTGTTCCTGACGCGACATGAAGTGCGGGATTACCGCTCCGCCCTCACTTGCGACGGCGAGAGATTCATGCGCCTCTTCCGCTTCCTACTAGACCATGGCATTTATCTTCCCCCTTCCCAATGGGAGACCTGCTTCCTGTGCACAGCGCATTCATCCGCTGATGTGAGGAGGACGGTGGAGGCCTACGCTTCCTCATTGCAGGAGGTGCGCTGA
- the cobA gene encoding uroporphyrinogen-III C-methyltransferase, with translation MILGTRGSSLAMAQARMVMEALARACPELKVELRKVRTTGDEVRDRPLRSLGGIGAFTKELDKFILKGEIDAAVNSLKDMPVALTPGTVIAAVLPRGPVEDVLVSEEPLEKLPPGAVVGTSSVRRAAVLRRLRPDLTVKDLRGNVTTRLRKLREGEYDAIVLAKAGLERLDLKVRCHALDPKVFVPSAGQGAIAVVCAEGCGFLDQLRRIDHFPTRIEVEAERRVLGLLGGGCYLPIGVLARLTERGMSIRAQMMDEEGGRLVSSEADLEPGDEQGLESFAQELLRRFQESARDTCAQTGEVFLVGAGPGDPGLLTLKGLEALRRAEVVVHDALIGEALLNEAPKEAEVIDVGKRGCGHKAEQAEINELLVKKAREGKKVVRLKGGDPFLFGRGGEEAEALRRAGLRVHLIPGVTSAIAAPAMAGIPVTHRKMASHVTFVTGHESAEKEEESIDWGALAQVGKAGGTLVILMGMSNLRKNMQRLIEAGMDRRTPVAVVEKGSLPGQRTAVATLGNVAEVCESLGMGAPAVIVVGEVARMREVLGDLA, from the coding sequence ATGATCCTGGGCACGAGGGGCAGCAGCCTGGCGATGGCACAAGCAAGGATGGTGATGGAGGCCTTAGCGAGGGCTTGCCCTGAGCTCAAGGTGGAGCTGAGGAAGGTGCGCACCACAGGGGACGAGGTCAGGGACCGACCGCTCCGCTCTTTAGGAGGGATAGGAGCGTTCACCAAGGAACTGGACAAGTTTATATTGAAGGGAGAGATAGACGCCGCAGTCAACTCCCTCAAGGATATGCCAGTGGCCCTTACCCCGGGAACGGTGATCGCGGCCGTTCTGCCCCGCGGGCCGGTGGAAGATGTGCTGGTGTCAGAAGAACCCTTGGAGAAGCTCCCTCCAGGAGCGGTAGTGGGGACCTCCAGCGTAAGGCGCGCCGCGGTGCTCAGGAGGCTTCGCCCCGATCTCACGGTCAAGGATCTCAGAGGCAATGTGACCACACGATTGAGGAAGCTGCGCGAGGGTGAATACGATGCCATTGTGCTGGCCAAGGCAGGCCTGGAGCGATTGGACCTGAAGGTGCGCTGTCATGCGCTGGACCCTAAGGTGTTCGTGCCCTCGGCAGGCCAGGGCGCGATAGCGGTGGTGTGCGCCGAGGGCTGTGGCTTCCTCGATCAGCTCAGGCGCATCGACCATTTCCCCACCCGCATAGAAGTGGAGGCGGAGAGGAGAGTCCTAGGTCTTCTGGGAGGAGGCTGCTATCTTCCTATAGGAGTGCTGGCCAGACTGACCGAACGCGGCATGTCCATCAGGGCGCAGATGATGGATGAGGAGGGGGGGCGCCTCGTCTCCTCCGAGGCCGACCTCGAGCCTGGCGACGAGCAGGGGCTGGAGAGCTTCGCCCAAGAACTTTTGCGGAGGTTCCAGGAGAGCGCACGTGACACCTGCGCTCAAACGGGCGAGGTCTTCCTGGTAGGGGCAGGCCCCGGGGATCCAGGCCTTCTTACGCTTAAGGGGCTGGAAGCGCTGCGGCGGGCCGAGGTGGTGGTGCACGACGCCTTGATAGGGGAGGCGCTTCTGAACGAGGCGCCCAAGGAGGCCGAGGTCATCGATGTGGGCAAGCGCGGCTGCGGCCATAAGGCGGAGCAGGCGGAAATAAATGAGCTATTGGTGAAGAAGGCCAGGGAAGGTAAAAAGGTGGTGCGCTTGAAAGGTGGCGACCCTTTCCTCTTCGGACGAGGAGGTGAGGAGGCGGAGGCCTTGCGGCGCGCCGGCCTCAGGGTACACCTCATACCAGGCGTGACCAGCGCCATCGCCGCGCCCGCCATGGCTGGGATACCTGTAACGCACAGGAAGATGGCCTCCCATGTTACCTTCGTCACCGGGCATGAGAGCGCGGAGAAGGAGGAGGAGTCCATAGATTGGGGAGCCCTGGCCCAGGTGGGGAAGGCAGGGGGGACCCTGGTGATCCTCATGGGCATGTCCAATTTGAGAAAAAACATGCAGCGCCTGATAGAAGCGGGGATGGACCGTAGGACCCCCGTGGCAGTGGTGGAGAAAGGGAGCCTACCAGGGCAGAGGACGGCGGTGGCCACTCTGGGGAATGTAGCAGAGGTGTGCGAGTCGCTGGGGATGGGAGCACCAGCGGTGATCGTGGTGGGCGAGGTGGCGCGCATGCGCGAGGTCTTGGGGGATCTGGCATGA